TGTGGAGCGGATTTGCTCCAGGGTGAGGCCTGTTGCTTCCACGATGTCGTCCCACTGCACTTTTTCCAGGAAATGCAGGTATTCGTCGATGCCCACGGTGTGGTCCTCGATGAACCGGTGGTCCAGCACGGTTTCCAGGCCCGGGGTTTTGCGACCCGCGGCTTCGGCCTCCACAAGGTACTTACCCAGGCCCTGGAAGAGGGCTTGATCGCCGCCGGCACGGATCTGCAGGAAGTCATCCGTCAGCTGGGTCCCTTGAATCATGCCAGCCACGTGCTGGGGGTTTTCAAAGTGCAGGAGCCCGGCTTCGGGAAGGGGATTGACGGACACGATGACCGCGCCGTTCTTCTTGGCCTTCTCCAGGGCGCTGAGCATGCGCGGATGGTTGGTACCTGGATTCTGCCCGGCTACGAAGATCAGTGACGCCGTCTCCAAGTCGGTCAGGCTTACCGAACCCTTGCCGATGCCGATGGTTTCCACCAGCGCCGAGCCCGAGGACTCGTGGCACATGTTGGAGCAGTCCGGAAGGTTGTTGGTGCCAAGGCCGCGCACCAGGAGCTGGTACACGAAGGCTGCCTCGTTGGAGGTTCGGCCGGATGTATAGAAAACGGCCTGATCGGGATGGTCCATGCCCCGGAGTTCCTCGGCCATGAGGTCATAGGCCTTGTCCCATTCGATGGGCGTGTAGTGGGTGGCGCCTTCATCGAGGAACATCGGGTGGGTCAGCCGGCCTTGCTGGCCCAGCCAGTAGTCATCGCGCGTCTTCAATTCAGCTACGGAGTGCTGGGCAAAGAACTCAGGCGTGACGCGGCGCTTGGTAGCTTCCTCGGCGACGGCCTTGGCCCCGTTCTCGCAGAACTCTGCTGCATTGCGCTTCTCGTGCTCCGGCCAAGCGCAGCCCATGCAGTCGAATCCATCGATCTGGTTCACTGCCAGCAGCGTTTGCACGCTGCGCACCGGACCCATTTGTTCCAGGGAGATCTTCAGTGCGTTGGCAACGGCTGGAATGCCGACGGCCTTTGTCTTGGGTTTGGTGACGGTCAGCTTTGACTCGTCGATGTTTTCACGGGGGGCTTTGGAAGCCATGCGATCTTCCCTTCAAATCTGGGTAGGCGGCTGAGGTCGTTGAAGCTGTAGACGTGGATGCCGGCAAACAGCGGATGGCCGTCGAGGGCCTGATGAACGTCCCGGATCAGGCCGGAGCTGTCGTAGCGCAGCACGTCACCACCGCGCAGGAGTGCCTTGGCCATTCCTGTGCCGCGGGCCAGCTTGAGTGAGCGTCCCACGCCCAATCGTGCACCCATGGCCAGCAGCTTCTGCACGGAGACCGGCCCGGGAACGCCCACCCACACGGGAATCCGGGAACCGACCCGGTGCAGCTCCTGCAGGTAGGAGCTGATGGATTCAGCCGAAAAGCACATTTGCGTGACCATGGAGGACGCCATGGGTGACTTGCCGGCCAGGCTGCTCTGTAACTGTTCTGCGCTCAGTTGTGGGTGGCCTTCCGGGTAACCGGCGATGCCAAGGGAGAAATCTTCCGAGAAAGCCTTGATGTCCTCCATCAGATGGCCACTCCAGGAATACGGACCTGCAGGCGCACTGCGGTCCCCGGCAATGAGGAAAAGCTCCCGGACACCCTCATCGCGCAATTGATGCAGGAACAGGTGCAGCTCTGCCTGGCTGGCGATGCTCCGCGCTGCCAGGTGCGGGACCACGTGGTAGCCCAGCCGGGCAAGCTCAATCGACGCAGCAACCGTCCTGGCCGGACCGTGGTGCGGCAGGCAGGTCACGCTGACCTTCCCCGGCGCCTCATAAGCGGGAGGCAGTTGCCGGGCAAGGTCAGCGGAGGGACTGACCTCCAGGCGGATCGGCGTTTCCATGGTTAACCAGCGGTTCGCGAAACCAAGGCCGGCTTCTCCAAAAGCTGTGTTTGTGCCCGGGCTGCTTCTGCGGTGTGAAGCAGCAG
This genomic stretch from Micrococcaceae bacterium Sec5.1 harbors:
- a CDS encoding methylenetetrahydrofolate reductase → METPIRLEVSPSADLARQLPPAYEAPGKVSVTCLPHHGPARTVAASIELARLGYHVVPHLAARSIASQAELHLFLHQLRDEGVRELFLIAGDRSAPAGPYSWSGHLMEDIKAFSEDFSLGIAGYPEGHPQLSAEQLQSSLAGKSPMASSMVTQMCFSAESISSYLQELHRVGSRIPVWVGVPGPVSVQKLLAMGARLGVGRSLKLARGTGMAKALLRGGDVLRYDSSGLIRDVHQALDGHPLFAGIHVYSFNDLSRLPRFEGKIAWLPKPPVKTSTSQS